Part of the Syntrophorhabdus sp. genome is shown below.
GTGGGCAACAGCGAAGCGATGGTCGAGGTCTACAAGACCATAGAGAAGATCAAGGACTCGCGGGCAACCATACTCATCCTGGGCGAGACGGGAACCGGGAAGGAGCTTGTCGCCCGGGCGATACACTTCAACAGCGTGAGGTCAGAGAAGCCCTTCCTGCCCGTCAACTGCGCGGCGCTGGCGGAGACGCTCCTGGAAAGTGAGCTTTTCGGGTATGTGAAGGGTGCTTTCACGGGGGCTGTCCGGGACAAAGAGGGTGTCTTCGAGGTGGCCCACGGCGGTACGGTCTTCCTCGATGAGATAGGCGATGTCAGTCCCCGTCTCCAGCAGATCCTCTTGAGGGTGCTCGAGAACGGGGAGATCCAGCCCGTGGGATCGACAGCGCGCAGGAAGGTGGATGTGCGCGTGGTCGCGGCGACGAACAGGGAGCTGGAGGGCATGGTGAAGCAGGGTACCTTCCGGGCGGACCTCTATTATCGCCTCAATGTGATCTCTCTCGAGCTTCCTCCGCTGAGGATCAGGACAGAGGACATCGCCACGCTCGCGGGCCACTTTCTCAGGAAGTACGCCGGGGAGAACGGGAAGACCATACACGACATATCGCGGGACGCCCTGCATTCGCTCGAGAGGTATGAGTGGCCGGGGAATGTGAGGGAACTCGAGAACGTGATAGAGCGTGCGACACTCCTTGAAGCATCGACGGAGATCACCCCGGAGAGCCTGCCGGAGAGCATCCGCAATGCCTCCGGGGCACCGCCCGTCAATCCCGATGAGGACCTCAAGACCCTCGAGGAGGTCGGCAGGACATACATCGAGACCGTCCTCAAGAAGACGGGCGGCAACAAGGCACGCGCGTCCGAGATACTGGGGATCAACCGCACGTCGCTGTGGCGCATGATACAGAGGCTTAAGATAGCACAGTAGAACACACAGTTGCAAAATGCAACTGTGTGTCGAAGAATGCAACGGTCATTGCTTCAAATACAGCCGCGTTTGCCGGAGAGACCGGCCTGATAGATGGTGGCACGCGCTTTGCTCTCGTATGTCCGAACCCCCGGAAAGGACTCTGCCCTCAAGAACTTCCACCTCATGCCGGGAGAGAGTGCTTCATGACGCATTCACCGGAACCATCGAAGTCACGGACCGCAGGATACAGGAGTGCTCCAGGACATACGCTGTGAGGGTTTGATGGTGATATTCCCGTGACCCTGCGGTAAAAGGAGACAAGAGGTGCTTTCAATACTCCACTCGCCGTCAAAAGACATCGGCATTGACCTCGGAACAGCGAATACTCTCTTCTATCTGAGGAACAAAGGCATTCTCCTCAATGAGCCTTCCGTTCTCGCCATGCGCAATGGCGGTCGGGGCTTGAAAAAGATCCTTGCTGCCGGCGGAAAGGCGAAGGAAATGCTAGGCAAGACGCCGGACAATATCAATGTGAGCCGGCCACTGCAACACGGTGTTATCTCTGATTTCGAGTCCGCGCACTTCATGCTGAAGCATTTTCTCGCGCAGATCGATTACGGCACCTTTGGGGCAAGGCCAAGGATCGTTATCTCCGTCCCTTACGATGTGACGCCCATAGAGAAGCGGGCCGCGAAAGAGGCCGCGGAGTCGGCGGGAAGAGGGGAGGTATATCTTATCGAAGAGCCCATGGCCGCGGCTATCGGAGCGGGCCTGCCCATCACGGAGCCGGCCGGGAACATGATCGTCGATATCGGCTCAGGCCTGACCGAAGTGGCTGTCATCAGTCTTTCCGGCATCGTATACTGCAACTCTGTCCGCATAGCAGGTGAAGAAATAGACGAGGCCATCGTGAGTCACATCAGACGCAAGTACAATCTCCTCATTGGCGATCAAACGGCG
Proteins encoded:
- a CDS encoding rod shape-determining protein, with amino-acid sequence MLSILHSPSKDIGIDLGTANTLFYLRNKGILLNEPSVLAMRNGGRGLKKILAAGGKAKEMLGKTPDNINVSRPLQHGVISDFESAHFMLKHFLAQIDYGTFGARPRIVISVPYDVTPIEKRAAKEAAESAGRGEVYLIEEPMAAAIGAGLPITEPAGNMIVDIGSGLTEVAVISLSGIVYCNSVRIAGEEIDEAIVSHIRRKYNLLIGDQTAEKVKIAIGSAHPGAEEETKTMEINGRNLVDGIPRSLTLSSPEIREAIAEPVHSITDAIRIALERMPPELASDIVDTGIVLSGGGSLLRNIDLLIEKVTQVPVHVAENPMTVVAEGAGRVLDELALLKEVSM
- a CDS encoding sigma-54-dependent Fis family transcriptional regulator, with protein sequence MNPASILIVEDDTKLRGALKEIMTREGYAVDATESGDTAVSMIQDTAYDLVITDLKLPGIDGMDVLRSVQRLARDTSVIIVTAYATVDTAVEAMKEGAEDYIAKPFNLDEIRLVVRKVLDKKALVDDNRFLRSQLKKKYSFGNLVGNSEAMVEVYKTIEKIKDSRATILILGETGTGKELVARAIHFNSVRSEKPFLPVNCAALAETLLESELFGYVKGAFTGAVRDKEGVFEVAHGGTVFLDEIGDVSPRLQQILLRVLENGEIQPVGSTARRKVDVRVVAATNRELEGMVKQGTFRADLYYRLNVISLELPPLRIRTEDIATLAGHFLRKYAGENGKTIHDISRDALHSLERYEWPGNVRELENVIERATLLEASTEITPESLPESIRNASGAPPVNPDEDLKTLEEVGRTYIETVLKKTGGNKARASEILGINRTSLWRMIQRLKIAQ